Proteins from one Nitrobacteraceae bacterium AZCC 2146 genomic window:
- a CDS encoding multidrug efflux system membrane fusion protein (product_source=KO:K07799; cath_funfam=2.40.50.100; cog=COG0845; ko=KO:K07799; pfam=PF13533; superfamily=111369; tigrfam=TIGR01730; transmembrane_helix_parts=Inside_1_4,TMhelix_5_27,Outside_28_394), whose translation MKKKIVIPAVLLTAVLAAGGLLYFTHAHPLEKAAAAPAPPPAAPIVAGVVAQHDVPIYLSGVGTVIAYNTDIVRAQIQGQIISINFTEGQTVHAGDLLAQIDPRPYQALIDQYTGNLERDQAQLINAQANLTRYTTLGDKGWATPQLIETQKAQVGQLQAAIKADQALIDAAKVELSFTRLTSPIDGVAGIRQIDVGNIISPSTANGLVVVTQIDPISLIFTLPETVLPQIQQQQQKTKSPLAVLAYSQDDAILLDQGVLGLVNNEILQTTGSIQLKANFANKSHKLWPGQLVNARLLVDTRHNGLTVAASAVQQGPSGAYAYVIAPNNTVENRPVKVAQISEGQALIDSGLTANEQVVVDGQYKLQPGTRVRMLHGQAAQEAIAQSAQQAPIP comes from the coding sequence ATGAAAAAGAAAATCGTTATCCCCGCCGTCCTACTGACTGCCGTACTTGCGGCCGGCGGTCTTCTGTACTTCACGCATGCTCACCCATTGGAGAAGGCCGCTGCCGCGCCCGCTCCACCGCCCGCAGCGCCGATTGTCGCCGGGGTGGTCGCCCAACATGACGTGCCGATTTATCTTAGCGGTGTCGGCACTGTGATTGCGTACAACACCGACATCGTGCGCGCCCAGATCCAGGGGCAAATCATCAGCATCAATTTCACCGAAGGCCAGACCGTGCACGCGGGCGACCTGCTCGCGCAGATCGATCCGCGTCCGTATCAGGCGTTGATCGATCAGTACACTGGAAACCTCGAACGCGACCAGGCCCAGCTCATCAATGCCCAGGCCAATCTCACTCGCTACACCACGTTGGGGGACAAAGGTTGGGCCACTCCGCAACTGATCGAGACCCAGAAAGCGCAGGTGGGGCAGCTGCAGGCAGCGATCAAGGCCGACCAGGCGCTGATTGACGCTGCGAAAGTGGAACTAAGCTTCACGCGCCTGACATCGCCCATCGATGGGGTGGCTGGGATTCGTCAGATCGATGTCGGCAATATTATCAGTCCCTCAACTGCGAACGGCCTCGTCGTCGTGACGCAGATCGATCCGATTTCGCTGATATTTACGCTTCCGGAAACGGTTCTGCCGCAAATCCAGCAGCAACAGCAAAAGACCAAAAGCCCGCTCGCGGTTCTCGCCTACAGCCAGGACGATGCGATCTTGCTGGATCAAGGCGTGCTCGGCCTCGTCAACAACGAGATCCTGCAGACAACGGGCTCGATCCAGCTCAAGGCGAATTTTGCCAACAAGTCGCACAAGCTCTGGCCCGGCCAACTCGTCAATGCGCGGCTGCTCGTCGATACAAGACATAATGGCCTGACCGTCGCCGCATCGGCAGTGCAACAGGGGCCGAGTGGCGCCTACGCCTACGTCATCGCTCCGAACAACACGGTCGAGAACCGGCCCGTCAAGGTCGCACAGATCAGCGAGGGTCAGGCGCTCATTGATTCCGGCCTCACGGCCAATGAGCAGGTCGTGGTCGACGGACAATACAAGCTGCAACCCGGCACGCGTGTCAGGATGCTGCACGGCCAGGCAGCGCAGGAAGCCATCGCACAAAGCGCGCAGCAGGC
- a CDS encoding hypothetical protein (product_source=Hypo-rule applied), whose translation MLAVVDETVGGDATVGMVGTNALGPTTGDTLIVGTAAAELTPRLPISKDPIGIPVRALPPGVVGDVDVGVEDEAMLLDPEPHIPDIPEVSSIPEVVDIPDVADTPDEVDIPDIAAVAGAAVPIAIPPPSKLVVDPNIDDGEVPKVEHVALLPGIEIVPVTMGPGLIPGDAISVEPKGMPV comes from the coding sequence GTGCTTGCCGTCGTAGACGAAACTGTGGGCGGAGATGCAACCGTGGGTATGGTTGGTACCAACGCACTAGGCCCCACAACGGGCGATACGCTCATCGTCGGTACCGCTGCTGCAGAGCTGACCCCGAGATTGCCAATCTCGAAAGATCCCATCGGAATTCCGGTTCGAGCGCTGCCACCGGGCGTTGTCGGCGACGTCGATGTTGGCGTCGAAGACGAAGCAATGCTGCTCGATCCGGAGCCGCACATTCCCGACATACCCGAGGTTTCCAGCATCCCTGAGGTTGTCGACATTCCCGATGTCGCGGACACTCCCGACGAGGTCGACATTCCCGACATTGCCGCGGTGGCGGGCGCCGCGGTTCCCATTGCCATTCCGCCGCCATCGAAGCTGGTGGTGGATCCGAACATTGACGATGGCGAAGTGCCCAAGGTCGAGCACGTCGCGCTGCTGCCCGGCATTGAAATTGTGCCCGTTACGATGGGACCCGGACTGATTCCGGGAGATGCGATTTCGGTAGAGCCAAAGGGAATGCCGGTTTGA
- a CDS encoding formate/nitrite transporter (product_source=TIGR00790; cath_funfam=1.20.1080.10; cog=COG2116; ko=KO:K21993; pfam=PF01226; superfamily=103473; tigrfam=TIGR00790; transmembrane_helix_parts=Inside_1_28,TMhelix_29_51,Outside_52_60,TMhelix_61_83,Inside_84_103,TMhelix_104_126,Outside_127_158,TMhelix_159_181,Inside_182_193,TMhelix_194_216,Outside_217_235,TMhelix_236_258,Inside_259_288): MSDSLAPSEIVAKLIDMGATKAQHAIPDLLIRGSLSGALLGFGASLALLVTAQTEVPFVGALVFPVGFAMIIVLGLELLTSNFGIIPLAVLSRRATARQMLSNWIWVFIGNLIGSLMYAVLLYVVLTEAGHTAAGTLGDHIRALAEAKTLTYEPNGDGGLLTAFVKAILCNWMVCLGMILGNSSTSMTGRILGCWLPIFAFFAMGFEHSVVNLFVIPLGMALGAKIGFYDWWYWNEIPALVGNLVGGFTTGFALYTTYKPDQPDRHSATITRHPAMTFGEKPLTERLP, encoded by the coding sequence ATGTCCGATAGCCTCGCGCCAAGCGAAATCGTCGCAAAGCTGATCGACATGGGTGCCACGAAAGCGCAGCACGCCATCCCCGATCTTCTCATTCGGGGCAGTCTGTCGGGAGCGCTGCTCGGTTTTGGGGCCAGTCTTGCGCTGCTTGTCACAGCACAAACTGAAGTACCGTTTGTCGGCGCCCTGGTGTTTCCGGTCGGTTTCGCGATGATTATCGTGCTCGGACTGGAGCTACTCACCAGCAATTTCGGGATCATTCCGTTGGCCGTCCTGTCCCGTCGGGCGACCGCGAGGCAGATGCTCTCCAACTGGATCTGGGTGTTCATCGGCAATCTGATTGGCTCGCTGATGTACGCAGTTCTGCTTTATGTCGTGCTGACCGAGGCCGGGCATACCGCTGCGGGGACGTTGGGCGATCATATCCGCGCGCTTGCGGAGGCGAAGACCCTTACCTACGAGCCAAACGGCGATGGCGGACTGCTGACGGCTTTCGTCAAAGCGATCCTGTGCAACTGGATGGTTTGTCTTGGGATGATCTTGGGTAACTCATCCACGTCGATGACCGGGCGCATTCTCGGCTGCTGGCTGCCAATTTTTGCTTTCTTCGCGATGGGCTTTGAGCACTCGGTCGTGAACCTATTCGTCATTCCGCTCGGGATGGCGCTGGGCGCCAAGATCGGCTTCTACGATTGGTGGTACTGGAACGAGATCCCGGCCCTGGTAGGAAATCTCGTTGGTGGTTTTACCACGGGCTTTGCTCTCTACACGACATACAAGCCCGACCAGCCGGATCGGCACTCAGCAACGATCACTCGCCATCCCGCCATGACCTTTGGCGAAAAGCCTCTAACCGAGCGGCTGCCGTGA
- a CDS encoding hypothetical protein (product_source=Hypo-rule applied; cleavage_site_network=SignalP-noTM) — protein sequence MRTVSLATAMFASMLFSSSVIAKTDQLAGSTNAGHDRGSDRSGSAASRGLLCEFASERCRATEAFDVRRETGEAGRGARQEIEHLPLLISTDRDWLGSTNAPSHAGPLRFTPTLTPK from the coding sequence ATGCGTACTGTTTCTCTCGCGACCGCGATGTTCGCCAGCATGCTCTTTTCAAGTAGCGTGATTGCGAAGACCGACCAGCTCGCGGGATCAACAAACGCGGGCCACGACCGGGGCTCCGATCGTTCAGGTTCAGCCGCGAGCCGGGGACTTCTCTGCGAATTCGCCAGCGAACGATGCCGAGCAACAGAGGCTTTCGACGTTCGACGCGAAACAGGAGAAGCTGGACGAGGCGCTCGACAGGAAATTGAACATCTGCCGCTGCTGATTTCTACCGATCGAGACTGGCTCGGCAGCACGAATGCGCCTTCGCACGCCGGCCCGCTACGCTTCACGCCAACATTGACACCGAAGTAG
- a CDS encoding hypothetical protein (product_source=Hypo-rule applied) → MDAPVILDVPTMENGYYASGELRSGAEDCGPEFDVVSGAEVVLRRKNCC, encoded by the coding sequence ATGGACGCGCCTGTGATCCTCGATGTTCCAACGATGGAGAATGGCTACTACGCGAGCGGCGAACTTAGAAGTGGCGCGGAGGATTGTGGTCCAGAATTCGATGTCGTCTCCGGGGCCGAGGTCGTACTCCGTCGTAAGAATTGCTGCTGA
- a CDS encoding molybdopterin-dependent oxidoreductase alpha subunit (product_source=TIGR01701; cath_funfam=2.40.40.20,3.40.228.10; cog=COG0243; pfam=PF00384,PF01568; superfamily=50692,53706; tigrfam=TIGR01701) yields the protein MLLEQGAFASDVPQPSLTENIYPIEKYAPTMESTMSEDDVVGVGDYEGAAAGWGALKAVADAVRSQMDIVRESRGLLSMNQPHGFDCPGCAWPDPKHTSSFEFCENGAKAVAWEATAKRTTPEFFAAHAVSELWKWSDFNLENEGRLTHPMLYDQATDRYLPISWDDALATIGAALRKLSHPDMAEFYTSGRASNEAAFLYQLFAREYGTNNFPDCSNMCHEATSVGLPESIGVGKGTVILEDFDHCDALFCIGHNPGTNHPRMLTTLREVSKRGVPIIVFNPLRERGLERFTSPQHPVEMLTLSSTPIASTYYLVKVGGDIAVLKGIMKTVVALDAKSLAEGGPGVLDRDFIKNHTTGIDELLADLDATSWNAIEEASGLSRSEIELAGNIYAKAERVIINYGMGITQHLHGTGNVQQIANLLMLRGNIGRKGAGISPLRGHSNVQGDRTVGITESPNDELLDGITRVFGFDPPRNKGHNAIEAVEAIRDGRSKALVCLGGNLAVAMSDPDVTFNAMRNLDLAVHIATKLNRSHLLVAKQSFILPCLGRTEVDAQATGPQSVTVEDSMSMVHGSRGGLKPASEHLRSEPAIIAGMALATLPNTRVGWADLVADYGNIRDSIEAVFPAFADFNARIKKPGGFRLYVAASEREWLTPTKKANFLVYPGLDEDPRVADREALTLTTIRSHDQYNTTIYGLNDRYRGITGRRDVVFVNERDLASRGLKHGDLVDITVVPDAESKPGKRVMHNLTAVAYNIAEGSIATYYPEANILVALDHYDVKSGTPSYKSTPVLVRASGS from the coding sequence ATGTTACTTGAACAGGGCGCCTTCGCATCCGACGTCCCTCAACCATCTCTGACGGAAAACATCTATCCGATCGAGAAGTATGCCCCGACTATGGAGAGCACAATGAGCGAAGACGATGTCGTAGGCGTAGGCGACTACGAGGGAGCTGCGGCGGGGTGGGGCGCTCTGAAGGCCGTCGCGGATGCCGTTCGTAGCCAGATGGATATCGTAAGAGAGAGCCGCGGTCTCCTCAGCATGAACCAGCCGCACGGATTCGATTGCCCAGGCTGCGCCTGGCCCGATCCGAAACATACTTCCTCGTTCGAGTTCTGCGAGAACGGAGCCAAAGCTGTCGCTTGGGAGGCAACCGCCAAGCGGACGACGCCGGAATTCTTCGCCGCGCATGCGGTCAGCGAACTCTGGAAATGGTCGGACTTCAACCTGGAAAATGAAGGTCGACTCACGCACCCGATGCTCTACGATCAGGCAACTGATCGATACCTGCCGATCTCGTGGGACGATGCGCTCGCGACGATCGGCGCCGCGCTCCGTAAGTTATCGCACCCCGATATGGCGGAATTTTACACGTCCGGCCGGGCATCCAATGAGGCGGCCTTTCTCTATCAGCTGTTTGCGCGGGAATACGGAACCAATAACTTTCCCGATTGCTCGAACATGTGCCACGAGGCAACGAGCGTCGGTCTGCCCGAATCAATCGGCGTCGGCAAGGGAACGGTGATCCTGGAAGATTTCGATCATTGCGATGCGCTCTTTTGCATCGGCCATAACCCCGGGACCAATCACCCACGCATGCTGACGACGTTGCGCGAGGTCTCGAAGCGAGGAGTACCGATTATCGTATTCAATCCGCTGCGCGAGCGCGGGCTGGAGCGGTTCACATCGCCGCAGCATCCTGTCGAGATGCTGACGCTGAGCTCGACGCCGATCGCCTCGACCTACTATCTGGTGAAGGTTGGCGGCGATATCGCGGTGCTGAAGGGAATCATGAAGACTGTGGTGGCACTCGACGCAAAAAGCCTTGCCGAAGGCGGCCCCGGTGTTCTCGACCGTGATTTCATCAAGAATCATACTACCGGAATCGATGAACTGCTGGCCGATCTCGATGCGACCTCATGGAACGCGATCGAGGAGGCCTCGGGTCTGTCGCGTTCAGAGATCGAGCTCGCCGGCAATATCTACGCCAAGGCGGAGCGGGTCATCATCAATTACGGCATGGGGATCACCCAGCATCTCCATGGGACCGGTAATGTGCAGCAGATCGCGAATCTGCTGATGCTCCGCGGCAATATCGGGCGCAAAGGCGCCGGCATTTCTCCGCTGCGGGGGCACTCGAATGTGCAAGGAGATCGCACGGTCGGCATCACGGAGAGCCCGAATGATGAGCTTCTGGACGGCATAACTCGCGTGTTCGGATTCGACCCACCACGCAACAAGGGCCACAACGCGATCGAAGCTGTCGAGGCGATCCGGGACGGACGCTCCAAGGCGCTGGTCTGTCTCGGCGGCAATCTTGCCGTTGCGATGTCTGATCCGGATGTCACGTTCAACGCGATGAGGAACCTCGATCTCGCGGTGCATATCGCCACCAAGCTCAACCGCTCCCATTTGCTGGTCGCGAAACAATCCTTCATCCTACCCTGTCTGGGACGCACCGAGGTTGATGCTCAGGCGACGGGCCCCCAGTCGGTCACTGTGGAAGATTCAATGTCGATGGTCCACGGCTCACGCGGTGGACTGAAACCTGCGTCCGAGCATCTCAGATCAGAACCGGCAATTATCGCAGGGATGGCGCTTGCCACATTACCGAACACGCGGGTCGGATGGGCGGACCTGGTTGCCGATTACGGAAACATTCGCGACTCCATCGAGGCGGTCTTTCCGGCATTCGCAGATTTCAATGCCCGCATCAAGAAGCCGGGTGGATTTCGGCTATATGTCGCGGCATCGGAGCGTGAGTGGTTGACACCGACGAAGAAGGCCAATTTTCTCGTCTATCCCGGACTCGATGAAGATCCGCGTGTGGCGGATCGTGAAGCTCTTACGCTCACGACAATTAGAAGCCATGATCAGTACAACACGACGATCTACGGCTTGAATGATCGCTATCGCGGAATTACTGGGCGGCGAGACGTGGTGTTCGTCAACGAGCGCGACCTCGCCAGCCGCGGGTTGAAGCACGGCGATCTCGTCGATATTACGGTCGTGCCCGACGCGGAGTCGAAACCGGGAAAGCGTGTCATGCACAACCTGACGGCGGTCGCATACAATATCGCTGAGGGTTCAATCGCGACCTATTATCCAGAGGCCAATATACTGGTTGCACTCGATCACTACGATGTCAAATCTGGAACTCCGTCCTACAAATCGACGCCGGTTCTGGTCCGCGCTTCGGGCAGCTGA
- a CDS encoding hypothetical protein (product_source=Hypo-rule applied; cleavage_site_network=SignalP-noTM; pfam=PF12071; superfamily=54403; transmembrane_helix_parts=Inside_1_11,TMhelix_12_34,Outside_35_96), which yields MKAIYKVAAMTAAVFSTLAIVGTVGSGAAMAATSNGGPNDAYCLNDVQSGSPWCGYATFSQCEESASGIGADCVANVFREENHPVHSARRHTSINR from the coding sequence ATGAAGGCAATCTACAAGGTGGCCGCCATGACGGCGGCTGTGTTTTCGACGCTCGCAATCGTCGGAACAGTCGGGTCGGGCGCGGCTATGGCGGCGACGTCGAACGGAGGCCCTAACGACGCGTATTGCTTAAATGATGTTCAGTCGGGTTCACCGTGGTGCGGTTATGCGACGTTTTCGCAGTGCGAGGAAAGCGCTTCAGGTATCGGTGCCGATTGTGTTGCGAATGTGTTTCGTGAGGAAAATCACCCCGTTCATAGCGCTCGTAGGCATACCTCCATAAACAGGTAA
- a CDS encoding RNA polymerase sigma-32 factor (product_source=KO:K03089; cath_funfam=1.10.10.10,1.10.601.10; cog=COG0568; ko=KO:K03089; pfam=PF00140,PF04542,PF04545; smart=SM00530; superfamily=88946; tigrfam=TIGR02392), which produces MGIEGQFAGLTARARREPALVRDGRGKCYLYDIRRFAMLERDQEYELAKRWREHGDRDAADQLVTSHLRLAAKIAMGYRGYGLPVSEIISEGNVGLMQALSRFEPEKGFRFATYAMWWIRASIQDYILRSWSLVKIGTTASQKRLFFKLRSAKSKIAAFESGDLHPDQVALIAKNLDVTDHDVVDMNRRLGGDKSINAPLHETDETGEWQDRLVDQSPSPEAIVVEQDEKDHQHKALMAAIDVLDNRERRIFEARHLADEPLTLEELAAQFNVSRERIRQIEARAFEKVRSATKKRVAEARPPAARWA; this is translated from the coding sequence ATGGGTATTGAGGGACAATTTGCGGGCCTCACAGCTCGAGCACGACGCGAACCAGCGCTGGTTAGAGATGGACGCGGTAAATGCTATCTTTACGACATCCGTCGTTTCGCGATGCTCGAGAGGGACCAAGAGTATGAGCTCGCCAAACGTTGGCGCGAGCACGGCGACCGTGATGCCGCCGACCAGCTTGTCACAAGTCATCTGCGTCTCGCCGCCAAAATCGCTATGGGATACCGCGGCTACGGTCTGCCGGTTTCGGAAATCATCTCCGAAGGCAATGTCGGCCTGATGCAGGCATTGAGCCGCTTTGAGCCCGAAAAAGGCTTTCGCTTTGCCACTTATGCGATGTGGTGGATCAGAGCTTCGATACAAGACTACATTCTGCGTTCGTGGTCGCTTGTGAAAATCGGCACTACCGCGAGCCAGAAGAGGCTTTTTTTCAAATTGCGCTCGGCAAAAAGCAAGATCGCTGCATTCGAAAGTGGCGACCTACACCCCGATCAGGTTGCTTTGATCGCGAAGAACCTCGATGTCACGGACCATGATGTCGTCGACATGAATCGACGCCTCGGCGGCGACAAATCGATCAATGCACCGCTTCATGAGACCGATGAAACCGGCGAATGGCAGGACCGTCTCGTTGACCAGTCGCCCTCGCCGGAAGCCATCGTGGTCGAACAGGACGAGAAGGACCACCAGCATAAGGCACTGATGGCTGCGATCGATGTACTGGACAACCGCGAACGTCGCATCTTCGAGGCGCGACATTTGGCCGACGAACCGCTGACGCTCGAAGAGCTCGCAGCACAATTCAACGTATCGCGTGAACGCATCCGGCAAATCGAGGCGCGCGCGTTCGAGAAGGTGCGAAGCGCGACCAAGAAGCGCGTCGCTGAAGCACGGCCGCCGGCGGCGAGGTGGGCTTAG
- a CDS encoding hypothetical protein (product_source=Hypo-rule applied; superfamily=58087) — MADVRHVTCAKATDVTSAKASNATAAQATDVTSTKTTHVTAAKAAAHVASATTTMSSASAATAATGLCIRNKQATGQHRTCQNHHHSSSHNILLWDRRTSRHRALSDAGMPEEGNHQRRDGLEMGMLTRRPY, encoded by the coding sequence GTGGCCGACGTGCGCCATGTGACCTGCGCCAAAGCCACCGACGTGACCTCCGCTAAAGCCTCCAATGCGACCGCCGCCCAAGCCACCGATGTGACCTCCACCAAAACCACCCATGTGACTGCCGCCAAAGCTGCCGCCCATGTGGCCTCCGCCACCACCACCATGTCCTCCGCCTCCGCCGCCACCGCCGCCACGGGCTTGTGCATCCGTAACAAGCAGGCTACCGGCCAGCACCGCACTTGCCAGAATCATCATCACTCGTCCTCTCATAACATTCTCCTTTGGGATAGGCGGACTTCCCGCCACAGGGCTTTGTCAGACGCTGGCATGCCCGAGGAAGGCAACCACCAACGTCGCGATGGACTAGAGATGGGAATGCTTACTCGGCGTCCCTATTAA
- a CDS encoding hypothetical protein (product_source=Hypo-rule applied; superfamily=55874): MGSSHAALLLFGQEPRTFGFGPGLSLVSAIVKLHGFRLTIATAPRLRGRDSMRTSHRLNQVLDLMHAFVWRERAEHSIRMIE, encoded by the coding sequence ATGGGAAGCAGTCACGCGGCGCTTCTACTGTTCGGACAAGAGCCGAGAACCTTCGGATTTGGCCCGGGTCTGAGCTTAGTCTCAGCGATCGTCAAGCTGCACGGCTTTCGGCTCACGATAGCAACCGCTCCCAGGTTGCGTGGCCGAGATAGCATGCGCACTTCCCATCGTTTGAATCAAGTTCTTGATCTGATGCACGCCTTCGTTTGGCGCGAGCGCGCCGAGCATTCAATCCGGATGATTGAATGA
- a CDS encoding hypothetical protein (product_source=Hypo-rule applied; cath_funfam=3.60.140.10): MAAASAASITSRWQISSGRSATYMNITLHVVSGDDDATVRGERDLVHKAAAILVVQWLELHARGCGLWSSPWCATKTKASFEYPTRDPHPGE; the protein is encoded by the coding sequence ATGGCCGCCGCCTCGGCGGCTTCCATAACATCGCGCTGGCAGATCTCGTCAGGGAGGTCGGCGACCTATATGAATATCACTCTGCACGTTGTATCCGGAGACGATGATGCAACAGTGCGCGGTGAGCGAGACTTGGTTCACAAGGCCGCCGCCATCCTGGTCGTCCAATGGTTGGAACTTCACGCCCGCGGGTGCGGTCTGTGGAGTTCGCCTTGGTGCGCGACAAAAACGAAAGCATCGTTCGAGTATCCGACTCGGGACCCGCATCCGGGAGAATGA
- a CDS encoding hypothetical protein (product_source=Hypo-rule applied; pfam=PF05708; superfamily=54001), giving the protein MSWMFDNVGRLFARSQRPANRCEPFIPNDSTALHDTLRAGDVLLVEGKSRISGGIKYLTQSTWSHSALYVGPLAGAAPDGEPHVLIEADIDEGVVSAPLSKYLHCQTRICRPVGLSEADCQKVCRYASERIGLGYDFKNVIDLMRYLFPWPVTQRWRRRTISLGSGDASRIICSSLIAQAFDAVRYPILPKITHVESQTARREIAEIRHSSLYAPRDFDISPYFMVVKPTLARGFNYKDMHWADLPQDDHTAQVTLAPEIERATAEIAYP; this is encoded by the coding sequence ATGAGCTGGATGTTCGACAATGTGGGACGTTTGTTTGCGCGGTCGCAGAGGCCGGCCAACCGCTGTGAGCCGTTCATTCCGAACGATTCGACGGCCTTACACGACACCCTCCGAGCCGGCGATGTTTTGCTGGTTGAAGGCAAAAGTCGTATTTCCGGCGGCATCAAATATCTCACTCAATCGACTTGGTCGCATTCGGCATTGTACGTCGGTCCGTTGGCGGGCGCCGCACCTGACGGCGAGCCCCACGTCTTGATCGAAGCCGACATCGACGAAGGTGTCGTGTCGGCGCCGTTGTCGAAATATCTGCATTGTCAAACCCGCATCTGCCGGCCGGTGGGCCTAAGCGAGGCGGACTGCCAAAAGGTCTGCCGCTACGCCTCCGAACGCATTGGTCTCGGCTACGATTTCAAGAACGTCATCGATCTGATGCGCTATCTATTCCCATGGCCGGTGACGCAGCGTTGGCGCCGCCGAACGATCTCGCTCGGCTCCGGCGATGCCAGCCGAATTATTTGTTCTTCGTTGATTGCGCAAGCATTCGACGCCGTGCGCTACCCGATCCTGCCCAAGATCACGCACGTCGAAAGTCAGACGGCGCGGCGCGAAATCGCCGAGATTCGTCACTCGTCACTTTATGCGCCGCGCGACTTCGACATTTCGCCCTACTTCATGGTGGTCAAGCCCACGCTTGCGCGGGGCTTCAACTATAAAGACATGCATTGGGCCGATCTACCTCAGGATGATCACACCGCACAGGTCACGCTTGCTCCAGAGATCGAACGCGCGACCGCAGAGATAGCCTACCCTTGA
- a CDS encoding catalase (product_source=COG0753; cath_funfam=2.40.180.10; cog=COG0753; pfam=PF00199; superfamily=56634) has translation MNDVSKRTPLAHASGTPVTDNFNIQTAGPRGPALLQDVWLIESWLISRGR, from the coding sequence ATGAATGACGTATCCAAACGAACGCCTCTGGCCCACGCATCGGGCACGCCGGTCACGGACAATTTCAACATCCAGACGGCCGGTCCGCGCGGCCCGGCTCTGTTGCAGGATGTCTGGCTGATCGAAAGCTGGCTCATTTCGCGCGGGAGGTGA
- a CDS encoding catalase (product_source=COG0753; cath_funfam=2.40.180.10; cog=COG0753; pfam=PF00199; smart=SM01060; superfamily=56634): MIPEHRMHAKSSGAHGTFTVTHDITRYTKARIFSQIGKQTPMFARFSTVAGERGAADAECDIRGFALKFYTEEGNWDVVGNTIRRCVSSVTRCGFLI; this comes from the coding sequence GTGATTCCCGAACACCGGATGCATGCGAAGAGCTCTGGCGCACACGGCACCTTCACCGTCACTCACGACATCACTCGCTACACCAAGGCCAGGATTTTTTCGCAGATCGGCAAGCAGACCCCGATGTTCGCCCGCTTCTCCACAGTCGCAGGCGAGCGCGGCGCCGCTGACGCCGAGTGCGATATCCGCGGCTTCGCGCTGAAGTTCTATACTGAGGAGGGAAACTGGGACGTCGTCGGCAACACAATACGCCGGTGTGTTTCTTCCGTGACCCGCTGCGGTTTCCTGATTTGA
- a CDS encoding putative transposase (product_source=KO:K07497; cog=COG2963; ko=KO:K07497; pfam=PF01527; superfamily=46689), with the protein MKRARFTEEQIIGVPREHEAGAKTADLARKHGVSEATLYNWKAKYGGMDVPEAKRLKQLEDEIAKLKKLLAEQMLDAAALRELLAKKW; encoded by the coding sequence ATGAAGCGAGCCCGGTTTACGGAAGAACAGATCATAGGCGTACCGCGGGAGCATGAGGCGGGCGCCAAGACCGCCGATCTCGCCCGCAAGCACGGCGTCTCGGAAGCGACGCTGTATAATTGGAAGGCCAAATACGGCGGCATGGATGTCCCCGAGGCCAAGCGGCTGAAGCAGCTCGAGGACGAGATCGCCAAGTTGAAGAAGCTGTTGGCGGAGCAGATGCTGGATGCAGCCGCACTCCGCGAGCTTCTGGCAAAAAAATGGTAG